The Camelus bactrianus isolate YW-2024 breed Bactrian camel chromosome 1, ASM4877302v1, whole genome shotgun sequence genome segment catCATTCTTCTAGCCTGGCCAGAAGGTTTCTTCTAACTTGTGACTGTAATTAGCCCAAAGAACCTAGAAGTTGAGTTGTTTAAATTACCTGATTTATTCTCCTCAGtgcaatgaaaacattttttctgtaACTGAAGACTTAAGGCCTTTTCCATGCCTCATATCTTTTAAATGAAGTTGGGCCAACACTGACTTCAGCATTACATTCCTGAAATTCAGGAGGTGAGAAACATGGGATTTTATATAGACTGTACATGAAAAATAGACTCTGTCTCCTCCAATTCTCCAAAACACCTCTTAACAGACTCCTTCTGTTGCAGGAATGCCAGCTCATGGGTCATGGGTCAGAAATACACTCCACCAGAGATGATAAATCTGAGTTCTGCCAGAGCATGCCAGACATTTTCTCTGGCAAGCTCTTCAAGATCTCATGACCTGCCcagaccatttttttttaatgtatacttttattgaagtatagtcagtttacaatgttgtgtcaatttttgatgtacagcataatacttcagtcatacatatacatgcatatattctttttcgtattctttttcaccgtaggGTACTACaggatcttgaatatagttccctgtgctatgcagtataaacttgtttttctcttttatgtatgttagttagtatctgcaaatctagaactcccagtttatcccttcccattcccttctcctgctggtaaccataagtttgttttctatgtctgtgagtctgtttctgttttgtgaataagtttgtttgccttttttgttgttgttgttgttagattcaacatataagtgatatcatatggtatttttctttctctttctggcttacttcacttagaatgtcaccAGGTCATTTTCTGCATCAAGTAGtaggaaaatatttattcaggTGGATGTGACAGCAATTATTAAACCCCATTAGTAGAGAAAGAGTATATGGTTGGCAGCCTCTTGGGTAGGCATTACCCACATTTGTgacctttcattttattttttcctgtcaaGCCTGGGTAATTCTTACTGAAGCCATcctgaagaaaaattataaaacctctgaagcttctctctctctctctttttctaccTTTGGTACCTCCTTTTAATCTATTAAAATTGAATAGAAGCCAAGCATGAAATATAGCTTATGGAAATCTatcatttaaaaaaggaagaaagaaaaaaagaaaaagagagatagaaaaagaaaagttacacTCCAACTGGTAAACAGGtctctaaaatgcaaataatatacTGAAGAGGAATTAATATTAAACTCAAGGGAAATGTTTAAATTTAGTCATAAACAAAGAGATTAGTTTTAGCAAGCAAAGATCTCAAAGTAGGGGAGTGTCACTATTTCCACACAGGGAAAATAAGCAATCCACTTACCCTCCATGGATTAGAGTTCCTTCAGAAACAGGATAAATCTAGGCCTTTGATGAATTCTTTCCAGAGAGATCTAAGCCTGTCCAGAAAGAGACTAATGAAACTCTTAAAGCCAGTTAACtaatgcttcttttttttggtttccagGGGGGCTTTATTTTGCAGTACAGACACTGCTGGAGTGGGGGCTCTGTCAGGTCAATACTGCATCGCAGCTTGGTCCATGGAAAAGGCCACACCTGGGATACAAAAGAAGCTTCTAGGTTTACCTGCTTTATGATGGGTCTTTCCCTCTGCTCTCATCAATCTTACTAGGTGAAACACCACACACAGGCTTCCTCCAAAATGACTCAGAGGCTGGAGTTCATTAGAATTTGAGGCCCACGTAAACCAGACTCGTGGCTGTGCTGCCTGGGCACTGCCGTAATACTTGACAGACATGTAAGGGGACGGGGCATGGTAGGGGATGCTGTCCCCAGTGATGGAGAAGTCAATTCCAATCTCCCTTCTCCGCGTCCGgagggcaggtggcaggtggcacGCAGTCCGCTCTGGAGCAGCAGAAGCAGTAACAGCAAAGGCTACActgattaaaagatacaaatgcTGTATCAAGTTCTCTGTATCAGTATCACAATGTTTTAAAACTGATCCTTTGCTAGAAAAAAACAAGCCAGTGTAGGTTAAATTGGACAGAATGTGGGCACCTGCCAATTCTGAATAGCCACTCCATGAAAACAAGTTAATACATGATGTTAGAAAGGGAGGAACGTTTACTGGTACAGTGCTCTGCAGTCTCTCAGTTCTGATCACAAAAGCAGGCCTTACAACACTGATTTCATACAATATGCGTCATCTGCCTAAGTTTACGTCTGTCCTGACGGCGGCAGCTGCGTTGCTGCTAGTCTTCCCCATAGATGTCGTTTTTCTTGCGCTTCATTTCCTCAAAGTCAAACTCGGACCCTGTCATCCTCTTGTAGATGTCCTTGATGTCATCACACGCTGTCTCAAAGTGAGTGGTCGCATCGTACGTGCGGGATATAAAGATCTGACTTTCTGTCCCTAGATCTTTTGGTACAAAGAGGTCACTGATGCTAACGAGTTTCTGCTCGAGCAGCTCCAAGAGCTCCAGAGCTGGTCTGATTTCCTTCTTGGGCTCCTTGGTCTCCACGGTTGTGCTGACGATGGCGATGTACTTGCCCTGCACGGCCACGTTGTGTGCGGAGGAGATCATGCAGACATAGATGTCTGACTTGCAGTTGACCTGGTTCTGCGGGATAATGATCTGGCAGGAGTTGGCATCGCTAGTGTTCTTGATGGGGTGGCTGACGATGCAGATCACTCTGATCACCTGGCCCACTTTCTCTACTCGGTCTTTCATGTAGCTGGGGTCACAGATGAGCTGTTTACAGCGAGCGATCTCTCCTTCAGATTTTACACCAACCACTTTTCCATTCTGCACAATGATTTCTTCGATCGGTTTATTCACTATGTAGGTGCCCCCATAAATAGCACTCAGCCTTGCGAATCCTTGTGGCAGTTCTCCAAGGCCATAGAGGGGATAAAGGTAGGGGTTTTTGCCATATCTTGCCAGAGACTCACTATAAAGTTTAATCCTGTTAATGGTTTCAACACATGGCTGATCTAAATAGTCATCAGTCCTGTAGAGCGCCAGCGCGTGCCCGGTGAAGTCCATGACATCCTGGCCCAGGTTGAACTTCTTGTACACCTTTCGCATCGCTGTCTTCCCAGGGTCGATGCCCTCCAAAGTTCTGGGGTCTTTCTCATCGAAGCTGGCAACAAACACCAAGAATTTTCTGAAGCGATGTTTTTCAAACAGCCCCATTAAGCTAGATGCCAGGGCTTCTGCTTCAGTGGAAGGAACCTTGTAGATTTTTCCTCCCTTATAGACAAAACTCCCTTCAGTCACTTTGAAATCCAGATAGCGAGTGACCTCTGTAAAAAGCGGCATCTTACCCAGCTGACCATTAGCCATAAGGAACTTGGGAATCAAGTCGACATTCcagtctcttcctctccccattgATGCTGGTGGTGCTCCaggtattttaaatcttttgtatAAATCTTCCAGCAGCATTATAGATGCACTTTCTCCTCCATAATACAGGTTTCTATCCATGTGAAGAACTTTCTTTCCATTCACAGACATTATCCCCGACAGGATACACTCCGTCAGGCCGGTGCCTAGCACAATCACGTCATACTCCTCATTCATGGCAGGGCCAGGCGCGGACGGTAACTAATGCTTCTTTATCCTACATGTTGAGGATTCTGAGTCACCCCTAAGAATTTAATATCCTCTCTTCATCCTCCGTGTCCCCTCTTCCTACCATTTTATTGGtcttatttatttacacattaaACAAATATGTGTTTTCTCCCCTAATCCAAATTCTCACTCTTCCCCAATCTCTAAAAGTATTTCCAAGTGCCATTTGCATAAGATGACCATAGAATTCATTGTCCAAACTAGAACATTTTAGCCAGGACAAATGGTAAACCACGCAGGGTCCCAGGGTATTAGATATAACCCATGACAACTCTGTGAAAACAGGAACTTACGCTCACCCTCCTTACATAGCAGTACTTAATAAACAAACTACTCTACATTTTTATCCCGGAGCTTAGCTTTTCTTTCCATCATTTCCCCTATCACTCTCTCAAAAGGGTGGAGAGGGGAGTATGTCAACATCCCTCTCACTCCCCAGTATGCTTGCCAACTAAAACCTTACCTCTTTGAAACAAATTTTTTATGGCTTGCTCCCCCTCCACTGCCAATTAATTTTTCTAGCAATCTTACTGCCATTTACTAAGCTATCTTATAGTtagttcagtttttcttttctcttcattttttagcACTTCAATGTCTAAGTGGAAAACCCGTTCTACATCATAATCTCTCTGTTCCTTGTTTTCCTCAAAGCTCCTGTGGGAAGGTAAGGAAAAGAATGCTCCTTAAGCAACTATTTTAGCCTACTCTCTCTTTTTAGCAAGTTATGATTCCAAAGACCTTTTACATCTTGAACAGCTTCACAACCTTTTCATCCACGCTAGTAGCACTTTAACCTGTAACATTCCcttaaaaaaattgtaagtttTCTATGAATCTAATTGGAGTACACCTCGTTTAGCAAAATTCACACCTACAGTTATTTTCAAACAGGTCCCTCTCTAGATTCAATTAGTACTACTTTGCTTAGGTCAGGCTGCTGTGAAGCAAGGTCTTATGATTCCTAGAAGCTCTGTTGTTGCCTAAAGTTGTACCAGGAACCACCCCCTACTTCTTTCAGAGGTCTTAACATAAGTTCATTTAGTCACATCCTTGATTTGAGCTATTCCTTAGTATCTATCTTACTTTGATAATTTACTGAATCAAGTGCGTGAAGATAAGAAGCAGCTTTATTTTCCAGTCCTCTAAATTCTCTGTAAATTCTGCTTACAAATCAGTgttttctctctcatctcttttATGTAGTATTTTATCATATGCAGCTAAGAAAAGATACCTGACAGTTTTAACATTCTGTGTGACAATATCCCTACTCAAGTCAAAAGTCACTgagtacattttttatttttccagttcccACAGGTGACAGTTTTACAAATTGTTTTGCCACTATTTAACATGGGACACAATTTTTCCAGCTTGCTGCAGCAGTTTCTTTACTTCTCTTCCAGTTTTTGTGAACAGTTTCCTTGCCACTTAAAAGCCTGTATCTGCCACCTAAATCAGAAACCTATGCTATGTATAAGTTTTTTCATAGTAGCATCCTACTTCAGGATACTGAAtttgtatcagttatctattgccacAATAATGCTCCATAACAAATCATCCCAAATCTTAGTGGTTTAGCTAGCAACCACTTACTATTTCTCACAGATCTCTGGATAGGCTGGGCATCCTTGACACCTGTCAAATTGGCactaacatttgttaaataaaaaaattcaagctAATATTGGATGAAATTCTAGAAACATTCCTTGGGCTTTGTACAGTACATGGCTTGAATTTGTTCCAAGGAAATAAGGTCTCAACTAGACCAATACTTAGGACATTTTCTGGAACAATTCAAAGGTTGTATATAACATTttctgttataaaataaataagctatggGGATGTGATCAACATAAGGAATATGatcaataatattataataactttggGGACAGATGGTTAATAGACTTATCATGGCAATCACTTtgtaatgtatgcaaatgtcaaatcactgtgtagtatacct includes the following:
- the LOC105066612 gene encoding rab GDP dissociation inhibitor beta-like isoform X2; its protein translation is MNEEYDVIVLGTGLTECILSGIMSVNGKKVLHMDRNLYYGGESASIMLLEDLYKRFKIPGAPPASMGRGRDWNVDLIPKFLMANGHLMGLFEKHRFRKFLVFVASFDEKDPRTLEGIDPGKTAMRKVYKKFNLGQDVMDFTGHALALYRTDDYLDQPCVETINRIKLYSESLARYGKNPYLYPLYGLGELPQGFARLSAIYGGTYIVNKPIEEIIVQNGKVVGVKSEGEIARCKQLICDPSYMKDRVEKVGQVIRVICIVSHPIKNTSDANSCQIIIPQNQVNCKSDIYVCMISSAHNVAVQGKYIAIVSTTVETKEPKKEIRPALELLELLEQKLVSISDLFVPKDLGTESQIFISRTYDATTHFETACDDIKDIYKRMTGSEFDFEEMKRKKNDIYGED
- the LOC105066612 gene encoding rab GDP dissociation inhibitor beta-like isoform X1, whose protein sequence is MNEEYDVIVLGTGLTECILSGIMSVNGKKVLHMDRNLYYGGESASIMLLEDLYKRFKIPGAPPASMGRGRDWNVDLIPKFLMANGQLGKMPLFTEVTRYLDFKVTEGSFVYKGGKIYKVPSTEAEALASSLMGLFEKHRFRKFLVFVASFDEKDPRTLEGIDPGKTAMRKVYKKFNLGQDVMDFTGHALALYRTDDYLDQPCVETINRIKLYSESLARYGKNPYLYPLYGLGELPQGFARLSAIYGGTYIVNKPIEEIIVQNGKVVGVKSEGEIARCKQLICDPSYMKDRVEKVGQVIRVICIVSHPIKNTSDANSCQIIIPQNQVNCKSDIYVCMISSAHNVAVQGKYIAIVSTTVETKEPKKEIRPALELLELLEQKLVSISDLFVPKDLGTESQIFISRTYDATTHFETACDDIKDIYKRMTGSEFDFEEMKRKKNDIYGED